From a single Mucilaginibacter terrenus genomic region:
- a CDS encoding type I restriction enzyme HsdR N-terminal domain-containing protein, giving the protein MELLQPLNLPPYPFKLTEANGQLTLFDELRKRKIVLTPEEWVRQHFVQFLIKEKLYPKSLIKLEGGLKLHGMAKRTDIVVHNSSGEKILLVECKAPAINISQATFDQAARYNMVHKVKLLAVSNGLQHYYCRIDHENKSYTFLEELPFYNGL; this is encoded by the coding sequence ATGGAATTGCTGCAACCGCTTAACTTACCGCCTTATCCTTTTAAACTTACCGAAGCAAACGGACAGCTAACCTTGTTTGATGAGTTAAGAAAAAGGAAAATTGTTCTTACCCCGGAGGAATGGGTGCGCCAGCACTTCGTTCAATTTCTTATAAAGGAAAAACTTTACCCTAAGTCATTGATTAAGCTGGAGGGGGGCTTGAAGTTGCATGGAATGGCTAAACGTACTGACATTGTAGTGCACAACTCCTCAGGTGAAAAAATATTACTGGTGGAGTGCAAAGCGCCGGCGATTAACATTAGCCAGGCCACCTTTGATCAGGCGGCACGGTATAACATGGTGCACAAGGTTAAGCTGCTTGCGGTGAGTAATGGCTTACAGCATTACTATTGCCGCATAGACCATGAAAATAAGTCTTACACCTTTTTAGAGGAGTTGCCTTTTTATAACGGCTTATAG
- a CDS encoding valine--tRNA ligase, with product MSIAKTYSPKEAEEKWYSYWLEQDFFRSVPDEREPYTIVIPPPNVTGVLHMGHMLNNTIQDVLIRRARMTGKNACWVPGTDHASIATEAKVVAMLKERGINKKDLTREEFLKYAWEWKEKYGGIILDQLRTLGASCDWERTKFTMDEDMSEAVTDIFIRLFKKGLIYRGVRMVNWDPQGNTAVSDEEVIRKEVNQKLYYIKYEVVNPDTPAAQHLIVATTRPETIMADAAICVNPNDERYTYLHGKTVHIPLINREIPVILDEYVTMDFGTGCLKVTPAHDLNDYELGQRHNLPVLDILNDNGTLNEQAQILVGEDRFAARKKIAVLLEEAGSLEKTEDYTSQIGFSERTNAVIEPKLSMQWFLKMKEMAQPALDYVLNGEVKLIPEKFINTYRHWMENVRDWNISRQLWWGQQIPAYYLPNGQIVVGKTKEEALEEAKALTQNPQLTLDDLRQDEDVVDTWFSSWLWPISVFDGVRNPDNAEINYYYPTNDLVTAPEILFFWVARMIMAGHELRGQEPFKNVYLTGIVRDKQGRKMSKSLGNSPDPLDLIKKYSADGVRVGMLLCSPAGNDLMFDESYCEQGRNFANKIWNAFKLVKGWQPDENLPNTNQVAVEWFRSRFSQALTEIEDNFKQYRLSEALMATYKLVWDDFCAWYLEMVKPIFKQGVEKQSIDQATYEATIGFFVDILKVLHPYMPFLTEELWHDELFGTRDKMDCCIVAQMPSIGQINTQLTSDIITVQQIIAQVRNIRNIKQLSPKEALPLAIKASSGIDYKKYEAVICHLGNINSFSIVTDAPAGAVNFIAGRDEFFVELNLKVDVAAEKERLEAEKAYLEGFLKSVSAKLGNERFMANAKPEVIENEMKKKADAEAKLKIIEDNLRALAG from the coding sequence ATGAGCATTGCTAAGACATATTCGCCCAAAGAAGCTGAAGAGAAATGGTATAGTTACTGGTTAGAACAAGATTTCTTCCGTTCTGTGCCTGACGAACGCGAGCCTTATACCATTGTTATCCCTCCGCCAAACGTTACCGGTGTGCTGCACATGGGCCATATGCTTAATAATACCATACAGGATGTGCTAATCCGCCGTGCCCGTATGACAGGTAAAAACGCCTGCTGGGTGCCTGGTACAGATCACGCCAGCATTGCTACTGAAGCAAAAGTGGTGGCCATGCTAAAAGAGCGCGGCATCAACAAAAAAGACCTCACCCGCGAAGAATTCTTAAAGTATGCCTGGGAATGGAAAGAGAAATACGGTGGCATAATCCTGGATCAGCTAAGAACGCTGGGCGCCTCATGCGATTGGGAACGCACCAAGTTCACGATGGATGAGGACATGAGCGAAGCCGTTACCGACATTTTCATTCGACTGTTTAAAAAAGGCCTGATCTATCGCGGCGTACGCATGGTAAACTGGGATCCGCAGGGAAATACCGCCGTTAGCGATGAAGAGGTTATTCGTAAAGAAGTAAACCAAAAGCTTTACTACATTAAGTACGAGGTTGTGAACCCCGATACACCGGCAGCACAGCACCTTATAGTAGCGACCACAAGGCCGGAGACCATTATGGCTGATGCAGCTATCTGCGTTAACCCTAATGACGAGCGTTACACGTACCTGCATGGTAAAACAGTGCATATCCCGCTTATTAACCGGGAAATACCGGTCATTTTGGACGAGTATGTAACCATGGACTTTGGTACCGGCTGTTTAAAGGTGACCCCGGCGCACGACCTTAATGATTATGAACTTGGCCAGCGCCACAACTTGCCGGTTTTAGATATACTGAACGACAATGGCACACTGAATGAACAGGCGCAGATATTAGTTGGTGAAGACCGCTTTGCCGCCCGTAAGAAGATTGCCGTGTTGTTAGAGGAAGCCGGATCGCTGGAGAAAACGGAAGACTATACTTCGCAGATAGGATTTTCTGAACGCACCAACGCCGTCATAGAGCCAAAGCTTAGCATGCAATGGTTCCTGAAAATGAAGGAAATGGCCCAGCCAGCATTGGACTACGTGCTGAACGGTGAAGTTAAACTTATACCAGAGAAGTTTATTAATACCTACCGCCACTGGATGGAGAACGTGCGCGACTGGAACATCAGTCGCCAATTATGGTGGGGGCAGCAAATACCCGCCTACTATTTACCTAACGGGCAAATTGTGGTTGGCAAAACTAAAGAGGAAGCGTTGGAGGAGGCTAAAGCCCTGACCCAAAATCCGCAACTAACTCTTGATGACCTTCGCCAGGACGAAGATGTGGTAGATACCTGGTTTTCATCATGGTTGTGGCCAATATCTGTTTTTGACGGCGTGCGTAACCCGGATAACGCTGAGATCAACTATTACTACCCAACTAATGATCTGGTAACTGCTCCCGAGATATTGTTCTTCTGGGTAGCTAGGATGATCATGGCAGGGCATGAGCTGCGCGGACAGGAGCCATTCAAAAATGTTTATCTTACTGGTATTGTTAGAGATAAGCAGGGGCGCAAAATGTCCAAGTCGTTAGGTAATTCGCCAGACCCTCTTGATTTAATTAAAAAGTATAGTGCAGATGGTGTACGCGTTGGTATGCTGCTATGCTCGCCTGCAGGTAACGACCTCATGTTCGACGAGAGCTATTGCGAGCAGGGGCGCAACTTTGCCAACAAAATATGGAATGCCTTTAAACTGGTAAAAGGCTGGCAGCCGGATGAGAACTTGCCTAACACCAATCAGGTAGCAGTGGAATGGTTCAGAAGCAGGTTTAGCCAGGCATTAACCGAAATAGAAGATAACTTCAAACAGTATCGCCTATCAGAGGCTCTGATGGCTACTTATAAACTTGTATGGGATGATTTCTGCGCATGGTACCTGGAAATGGTTAAGCCAATTTTTAAACAGGGTGTAGAAAAGCAAAGCATCGACCAAGCTACTTACGAAGCTACCATTGGCTTTTTTGTTGATATATTGAAAGTGTTGCATCCGTATATGCCGTTCCTTACAGAAGAACTATGGCATGACGAGCTATTTGGTACCCGGGATAAAATGGATTGCTGTATTGTTGCGCAAATGCCAAGCATCGGGCAAATAAATACCCAACTCACCTCAGATATCATAACAGTTCAGCAGATTATTGCGCAGGTTAGAAATATTCGTAACATCAAACAGTTGTCGCCTAAAGAAGCTCTGCCACTTGCTATTAAAGCTAGTTCGGGAATTGATTACAAGAAGTACGAGGCTGTCATCTGCCATTTGGGTAACATCAACAGCTTCAGCATTGTAACTGATGCGCCTGCAGGTGCGGTTAACTTTATTGCAGGCAGAGATGAATTTTTTGTTGAGCTTAATTTAAAGGTGGATGTAGCGGCAGAGAAAGAGCGCCTGGAGGCAGAGAAAGCCTATTTGGAAGGTTTTCTTAAGTCGGTAAGTGCAAAATTGGGCAACGAGCGCTTTATGGCAAATGCAAAGCCCGAGGTAATTGAGAACGAAATGAAAAAGAAAGCCGACGCAGAGGCAAAGCTGAAGATCATAGAAGATAACCTGCGCGCGTTGGCAGGCTAA
- a CDS encoding EVE domain-containing protein: MNHWLVKSEPFKYSWEKFNQEGRTFWDGVRNYQARNNLREMKEGDLVMYYHSNEGKAVVGIAKVVKEAYQDPTTDDTNWVVVDIVPVETLKRPVTLEEIKADSRLKEIGLVRQGRLSVMALKREEFDRVLELANELR; the protein is encoded by the coding sequence ATGAACCATTGGCTCGTAAAATCGGAACCGTTTAAATATAGTTGGGAAAAGTTTAACCAGGAGGGCCGCACCTTTTGGGACGGAGTGCGCAACTACCAGGCACGTAACAACCTTCGGGAAATGAAAGAAGGCGACCTTGTGATGTACTATCACAGTAACGAGGGTAAAGCCGTGGTAGGTATTGCTAAAGTGGTTAAAGAGGCCTACCAGGATCCCACTACAGATGACACCAACTGGGTTGTTGTTGACATTGTTCCCGTAGAAACCCTAAAACGGCCTGTAACGCTTGAGGAGATCAAAGCGGATAGCCGCCTTAAAGAGATCGGGCTGGTGCGCCAGGGCCGCTTGTCTGTGATGGCTTTAAAACGCGAGGAATTTGATCGCGTGCTGGAACTTGCTAACGAGCTGCGCTAA
- a CDS encoding type IX secretion system plug protein, protein MADSLKRRRTIRGVHVFNPLRLRLAMALLMLIAFLPSLSYAQSFTNTVFRGSIKSVEFYNTKKVASFPVITLGSDEQVLLGFDDLAGGSRNLYYTIEHCDANWNSSRLSPAEYLQSFMDDRILDYRYSSATFQKYTHYELKLPNQNIAPKLPGNYILKVYEDGDQAKLVLTRRLYVVAQRVSVAGTIISSSNVATRRTNQKVNFTVSYGGLNVQNPNSDIRVFVMQNARPETGRMNNVPTYVRGNQLIYNDVNINDLPGRNEFRHFDTRSLKLNSERISKIYRDTANTVVLLGDPNRNLPDYTLLYDNDGKYYIINQDGRDSRIDADYANMYFNLGANKTPTEGTPYIVGQFNDYRLDETSRLQYDDIGRWYTNLFLKQGVYDYAYVWVPNATKQPDDTSLEGNYFETENEYQLLVYYRPAGARWEELAGFAQIATVRP, encoded by the coding sequence ATGGCAGACTCGCTAAAACGGCGGCGAACCATACGTGGCGTTCACGTCTTCAACCCGTTAAGGTTAAGATTGGCAATGGCGTTACTCATGCTTATTGCCTTTTTGCCAAGTTTAAGCTACGCGCAATCGTTTACAAATACTGTATTTCGCGGAAGCATCAAAAGCGTAGAGTTTTACAACACTAAAAAGGTCGCTTCTTTTCCTGTAATTACCCTTGGCAGCGATGAGCAGGTTCTTTTAGGTTTTGATGACCTGGCAGGTGGCAGCCGCAACTTATATTACACTATAGAACATTGCGATGCCAACTGGAATTCGTCGCGCCTCTCTCCAGCGGAGTACCTCCAAAGCTTCATGGACGATCGGATACTTGACTACCGGTATTCGTCCGCAACGTTTCAAAAGTATACCCACTACGAACTTAAGCTACCCAACCAGAATATTGCTCCCAAGTTGCCCGGCAATTATATACTAAAGGTCTACGAAGATGGCGACCAAGCTAAACTGGTGCTGACGCGCCGTTTATATGTGGTTGCTCAACGTGTTTCTGTGGCAGGCACGATTATATCGTCAAGCAATGTTGCAACCAGGCGTACCAATCAAAAGGTTAATTTTACAGTTAGCTATGGTGGACTGAATGTACAAAACCCTAACAGCGACATTAGGGTGTTTGTGATGCAAAACGCACGACCGGAGACCGGCAGGATGAACAATGTACCAACCTATGTTCGCGGTAATCAGCTAATTTATAATGATGTAAATATAAATGATCTGCCCGGGCGCAATGAGTTCAGGCACTTTGATACCCGATCGCTTAAATTAAATTCAGAGCGCATTTCTAAGATATACCGCGACACTGCCAATACGGTTGTACTATTAGGCGACCCGAACCGCAACCTGCCCGACTATACTTTGCTGTATGATAACGACGGTAAATACTACATTATAAATCAGGACGGGCGCGACTCCCGGATAGATGCAGACTATGCCAACATGTATTTCAATTTAGGCGCCAATAAAACGCCGACGGAGGGAACACCTTACATCGTCGGCCAGTTTAACGACTACCGTTTGGATGAAACCAGCCGCCTGCAATACGACGACATAGGCCGCTGGTACACCAACTTATTCCTTAAGCAAGGTGTATATGATTATGCCTATGTTTGGGTACCAAATGCCACCAAACAGCCGGACGATACCAGTTTAGAAGGAAACTACTTTGAAACCGAGAACGAGTACCAATTGCTAGTATACTACCGCCCCGCCGGCGCGAGATGGGAAGAATTGGCCGGCTTCGCCCAAATAGCTACTGTAAGGCCCTAA
- a CDS encoding ATP-binding protein, which translates to MSILDQARIRLLYYGFLLIFVALGTVFLSVYLQGLPLLTTTSGVLMVAVAALFKYLTYKPDWRTISHVLLVLASIVNLSTVFVIIQDVNIMIIQVIILVVVFSFYMLGVNWGMFYSLLNLLPVLLFLVMVYDHNYYIDFKPEKIDQATIIIGVFANFILIIFIQSHFYTAFLKNIKQLKDTGEEQAALNIKFEKAIEKAEKSSQVQSEFLSTMSHEIRTPLNAVIGMSNLLMMNNPRNDQAENLEILKFSANNLLAIVNDVLDFNKIESGKIVFEQTKFNLVELMHNICGGQIIKAEEKGLLFKLDIDSALKRKIIFGDPTRLTQIIFNLVSNAIKFTAQGSVGVRATCLEDRHNMITVGFSVKDTGIGIKKDNLENIFEPFTQESITTTRQYGGTGLGLAIVKRLLELQGLQMHVHSVVGKGSEFSFNMEFPVSTEAIAAPAQKVKQGGQSELVAADNHISDVASLRVLIAEDNPVNVMLMKKLFSKWKIVPTIAENGERAVEIVQYGNFDIILMDLQMPVMNGFDATIEIRKMPDPAKANIPIIALTASALFDIREQVTTAGMNDYVAKPFKPDELMEKIQTLVAKTV; encoded by the coding sequence TTGTCAATCCTCGATCAGGCTCGCATTCGTCTGCTTTATTACGGTTTCCTGCTCATTTTTGTAGCACTGGGAACTGTGTTCCTGAGCGTTTATTTACAAGGGTTGCCGCTGCTTACAACTACCTCTGGTGTGCTGATGGTGGCTGTAGCAGCTTTATTTAAATACCTTACCTACAAGCCTGACTGGCGTACAATTTCGCATGTATTGCTTGTGTTGGCGAGCATTGTAAATCTTTCTACGGTATTCGTTATCATTCAGGATGTGAATATCATGATCATCCAGGTGATTATACTGGTTGTGGTATTCAGCTTTTATATGCTGGGTGTTAATTGGGGCATGTTTTACTCACTGCTAAATTTGCTGCCTGTACTGTTGTTCCTGGTGATGGTTTACGATCATAATTATTACATTGATTTTAAACCTGAAAAAATTGATCAGGCTACCATCATCATCGGCGTCTTCGCAAATTTTATTCTCATCATATTCATTCAAAGCCACTTTTATACGGCCTTTCTTAAAAATATCAAACAGCTTAAAGATACTGGTGAAGAACAGGCTGCACTAAATATCAAGTTCGAAAAAGCGATTGAAAAGGCTGAAAAGTCTTCTCAGGTGCAATCAGAGTTTTTAAGCACCATGTCGCATGAGATACGTACTCCGCTTAACGCAGTAATAGGCATGTCTAACTTGCTTATGATGAATAATCCGCGGAACGACCAGGCTGAGAATTTAGAAATCTTAAAGTTCTCTGCAAATAACCTGCTCGCGATAGTAAATGATGTGCTCGACTTTAACAAAATAGAATCGGGTAAGATTGTATTTGAACAAACCAAGTTCAACCTGGTTGAACTGATGCATAACATCTGCGGGGGACAAATAATAAAGGCTGAAGAAAAAGGCCTTTTATTTAAGCTGGATATTGATAGTGCTTTAAAACGAAAGATCATCTTTGGCGATCCCACCCGGTTAACGCAGATAATTTTTAACCTCGTGAGCAATGCTATTAAATTTACCGCTCAAGGAAGTGTAGGTGTACGTGCTACGTGCCTGGAAGACCGCCATAACATGATCACGGTAGGGTTCTCGGTAAAAGACACCGGCATTGGTATAAAGAAAGATAATCTCGAAAATATATTTGAGCCATTTACGCAGGAGTCTATTACTACAACACGTCAGTATGGCGGCACCGGTTTGGGGCTTGCCATTGTAAAACGATTACTTGAACTGCAGGGCTTGCAAATGCATGTACACAGCGTAGTAGGCAAAGGTTCAGAGTTTTCCTTCAATATGGAGTTTCCTGTTTCAACGGAAGCAATTGCCGCACCAGCGCAAAAAGTTAAACAGGGTGGGCAGAGTGAGTTGGTTGCTGCCGATAATCATATTAGTGATGTTGCCAGCCTGCGGGTATTGATTGCTGAGGATAACCCGGTGAATGTAATGCTCATGAAAAAGCTATTTTCTAAATGGAAAATAGTGCCTACCATTGCCGAAAATGGTGAACGCGCAGTAGAGATAGTTCAGTACGGTAATTTCGACATCATTCTAATGGACCTGCAAATGCCGGTGATGAACGGGTTTGATGCTACCATTGAAATTCGTAAAATGCCTGATCCGGCTAAAGCCAATATTCCAATCATCGCGTTAACGGCGTCTGCATTGTTTGATATCAGAGAACAGGTAACTACCGCAGGTATGAACGACTATGTAGCCAAGCCGTTTAAACCCGATGAATTAATGGAGAAAATCCAAACGCTGGTTGCTAAAACCGTTTAA
- the abc-f gene encoding ribosomal protection-like ABC-F family protein, translating to MIAINNLTFELGARALYDEANWHIKPGEKIGLIGANGTGKTTLLKMIVGEYTPTSGTISMAKDLTMGYLNQDLLSYSSDKNIVHVAMEAFARQNQLHDEIETLLNKLETDYSEDLLNKLSDKQHEFELLDGYNIEYKAHEILAGLGFSDEEQKRKLNTFSGGWRMRVMLAKILLQAPDILLLDEPTNHLDLPSIQWLEDYLKAFTGAIIIVSHDRWFLDKVINRTVETRKGKLTVYAGNYSFYLEEKAQREEIQRGEFKNQQSKIKQEERLIERFRAKASKAKMAQSRIKMLDKMERVDDVDDDNPTVNFSFRFSKQSGRHVVTLEHVSKKYPNLEILDNTDALIEKGDKIALIGANGKGKSTALRIIANADKEYTGTMTTGHNVTTTFFAQHQLESLHLENQIIQELQAFAPKHTDTELRTILGSFLFTGDDVFKKIKVLSGGEKSRVALAKALTADANFLVLDEPTNHLDMQSVNILIQALQQYEGTLIVVSHDRYFLDNVANKIWFIEDKKINQYPGTYQEFDEWYSKRKLDPKAAPLPAPKKEEKKPEPVKLPQSENKAQQLKKLNQDLTKLEENIASAEKEVKEMEAQLADNTIFNQTEKLKQINNAYQLKKMDLGALQQKWEVLADQIMELES from the coding sequence ATGATCGCTATAAATAATCTTACGTTCGAGCTAGGTGCAAGGGCCTTATATGATGAAGCTAACTGGCATATTAAACCAGGTGAAAAAATAGGCCTGATAGGTGCCAATGGCACCGGTAAAACCACCCTACTAAAAATGATAGTGGGTGAGTATACACCAACCTCGGGCACTATTTCAATGGCTAAGGACCTTACCATGGGTTACCTTAACCAGGATTTGCTCTCCTACTCGTCTGACAAGAACATCGTGCACGTTGCTATGGAAGCGTTTGCACGCCAAAACCAGCTGCATGATGAAATAGAAACTTTGTTGAACAAACTGGAAACTGATTATAGCGAAGACTTACTGAACAAGCTTAGCGATAAGCAGCATGAGTTTGAACTTTTGGATGGCTATAACATCGAATATAAGGCACATGAAATATTAGCGGGCCTTGGCTTTAGTGACGAGGAGCAAAAACGCAAGCTAAACACTTTTAGCGGTGGCTGGCGTATGCGTGTGATGCTGGCGAAAATACTTTTGCAAGCACCGGATATTCTGCTGCTGGATGAGCCCACCAACCACTTAGACCTTCCTTCTATCCAATGGCTGGAAGATTACTTAAAGGCTTTCACCGGTGCCATCATCATCGTATCTCACGATAGGTGGTTCTTAGACAAAGTGATTAATCGCACTGTTGAAACACGTAAGGGCAAGTTAACCGTGTATGCGGGTAACTACAGTTTCTACCTGGAAGAAAAGGCACAACGTGAAGAAATCCAGCGCGGCGAGTTTAAAAATCAGCAATCTAAGATCAAGCAAGAAGAACGCTTGATAGAGCGGTTCCGTGCCAAAGCTTCAAAAGCAAAAATGGCACAATCTCGCATTAAGATGCTCGATAAGATGGAGCGTGTTGACGATGTAGATGACGATAACCCAACTGTTAACTTCAGCTTCCGCTTTTCTAAACAATCCGGCAGGCACGTGGTAACGCTGGAACACGTTTCCAAAAAATATCCAAATCTTGAAATTCTCGATAATACTGATGCGCTGATAGAAAAGGGTGACAAAATAGCGTTGATAGGTGCTAACGGTAAAGGTAAATCTACAGCGTTGCGCATTATAGCTAATGCCGACAAAGAATACACCGGCACCATGACCACAGGTCATAACGTGACCACCACGTTTTTTGCCCAGCACCAGTTGGAGTCGCTTCACCTGGAAAACCAGATCATACAAGAATTACAGGCTTTTGCCCCTAAACATACCGATACCGAACTACGCACCATCTTAGGTTCATTCCTGTTCACGGGTGATGACGTGTTTAAGAAGATAAAGGTACTATCGGGTGGTGAAAAATCGCGTGTTGCACTGGCTAAAGCACTAACCGCCGATGCAAACTTCCTGGTGCTGGATGAGCCAACCAATCACCTGGACATGCAATCCGTTAACATCCTTATACAAGCGCTACAACAATATGAAGGTACGCTTATAGTAGTATCGCACGACAGGTACTTCCTTGATAATGTAGCCAATAAAATTTGGTTTATCGAAGACAAAAAGATTAACCAATACCCGGGCACTTACCAGGAGTTTGATGAATGGTACTCTAAACGCAAGCTAGATCCTAAAGCAGCTCCTCTGCCCGCTCCTAAAAAGGAAGAGAAAAAACCGGAGCCTGTTAAATTGCCTCAATCTGAGAACAAGGCGCAGCAGCTTAAAAAGCTAAACCAGGACCTTACCAAGCTCGAGGAAAACATTGCCTCAGCAGAGAAAGAGGTGAAGGAAATGGAAGCGCAACTAGCCGATAATACCATATTTAACCAAACAGAGAAGCTTAAGCAGATAAACAACGCTTACCAGCTTAAAAAAATGGACCTAGGCGCTTTACAACAGAAATGGGAAGTACTAGCCGACCAGATAATGGAATTGGAAAGCTAA
- a CDS encoding acyl-CoA thioesterase, translated as MKGKAPQESYTIMNELVLPNDTNTLNNLMGGRLLHWMDIAAAISAQKHCNRIVVTASVDNVSFHHPIKLGDVITIEAKVTRAFNTSVEVRMDVFAENIPSGTKVKSNEAYYTFVALDQNGRTIPVPPLEPQTADEIELFEGALRRRQLRLILGGKMKPDDATELKALFFAAQKK; from the coding sequence ATGAAAGGAAAAGCGCCTCAGGAGTCGTACACCATTATGAATGAGCTGGTATTACCTAATGATACCAATACCCTAAATAATTTAATGGGTGGGCGCTTGCTGCACTGGATGGATATTGCAGCAGCTATATCTGCACAAAAACACTGTAACCGGATAGTGGTGACAGCGTCGGTTGACAATGTTTCTTTTCATCACCCTATTAAGCTTGGCGATGTAATAACCATAGAAGCTAAAGTAACGCGAGCTTTTAATACTTCTGTGGAAGTACGTATGGATGTGTTTGCAGAAAACATACCATCAGGCACTAAAGTAAAAAGCAATGAGGCTTACTATACCTTTGTGGCACTTGACCAGAATGGTCGCACCATCCCTGTTCCGCCTCTTGAACCGCAAACTGCAGACGAGATTGAACTGTTTGAGGGCGCACTCCGCCGCCGGCAGCTAAGGCTTATCCTGGGCGGTAAAATGAAACCAGACGACGCTACAGAATTAAAAGCGTTGTTTTTTGCTGCGCAGAAAAAGTAA
- a CDS encoding putative periplasmic lipoprotein: MKYHLFVFLILFSLLSACASKKNIIVASGNKQDGMSYATAIVLQEKDETTGIHAEYAWLKSHYPGYKTQSQSLASKDKRSYDIIHILTAEGKEMDVYFDISGFFGKF, encoded by the coding sequence ATGAAATATCATCTTTTTGTTTTCCTTATTTTGTTCTCGTTGCTTTCTGCATGTGCCAGCAAAAAAAACATTATAGTTGCATCTGGAAATAAGCAAGACGGCATGTCTTATGCGACTGCCATTGTGTTGCAGGAAAAAGACGAAACAACTGGTATACATGCCGAATACGCTTGGCTTAAAAGCCATTACCCTGGTTATAAAACGCAAAGTCAATCACTCGCCAGCAAGGATAAGCGATCTTATGACATAATTCATATCCTAACGGCAGAGGGTAAAGAAATGGACGTATACTTCGATATAAGTGGCTTCTTCGGAAAGTTTTAG
- the holA gene encoding DNA polymerase III subunit delta — translation MTAPEILKDLKNRKFKPIYLLHGEEPYFIDVIGNYIEHNLLTDAEKGFNQTVLYGKDTDIMTVLNAAKRYPMMSDYQVIMVKEAQDMKWGKDDDDKKGINPVLSYLENPLPSTILVFCYKYGKFDKRKKTYKAIDKNGLVFESAALYDSKIPGWIEDYVKAKQYKVNQQASAMLSEYLGNDLSKIANELDKLMLNIPKGEEINLKHIQDNIGISKEYNVFELQSALTRKDAYKVNQIVNYFEANPKANPIVLVLGNLNNFFSKVLAYHYVKDKTPQNLTRELGVSPYFLKDYEQAARGYSLGKVFQVISYLREYDLKSKGVEANLSAGELMRELMFKILH, via the coding sequence ATGACTGCGCCAGAAATACTTAAAGATCTGAAGAACCGAAAGTTCAAACCTATTTACCTGCTCCATGGCGAGGAGCCTTACTTTATTGATGTTATAGGTAATTACATTGAACATAACCTGCTTACAGATGCCGAGAAAGGGTTTAATCAAACTGTACTATACGGTAAGGATACCGATATCATGACGGTATTAAACGCTGCCAAGCGTTACCCCATGATGAGCGACTACCAGGTAATAATGGTTAAAGAAGCCCAGGACATGAAATGGGGTAAAGATGATGATGATAAAAAAGGCATAAACCCTGTATTGAGTTACCTTGAAAATCCCTTGCCCAGCACCATACTGGTATTTTGTTATAAATACGGTAAGTTTGATAAGCGAAAAAAAACTTACAAGGCTATAGACAAGAATGGCCTGGTGTTCGAGTCGGCAGCTTTATACGACAGTAAAATACCCGGCTGGATAGAAGACTATGTTAAAGCAAAGCAGTACAAAGTAAACCAACAGGCATCGGCCATGCTTTCAGAATATCTGGGTAATGATCTGTCTAAGATTGCCAATGAGCTGGACAAGTTGATGCTGAATATTCCTAAAGGCGAAGAGATCAACCTAAAGCACATACAAGACAACATTGGCATAAGTAAAGAGTATAATGTTTTTGAGCTTCAATCTGCCCTTACCAGAAAAGATGCTTACAAGGTAAACCAGATAGTAAACTATTTTGAGGCTAACCCCAAAGCAAACCCGATAGTACTGGTGCTTGGTAATCTCAACAACTTTTTCAGCAAGGTACTTGCTTATCATTACGTTAAAGACAAGACGCCACAAAACCTCACACGGGAACTTGGTGTAAGCCCGTATTTTTTGAAAGATTACGAGCAGGCAGCAAGAGGCTATAGTTTAGGCAAGGTGTTCCAGGTAATAAGCTACCTGCGGGAGTATGACCTTAAAAGCAAAGGGGTAGAAGCTAACCTTAGCGCGGGAGAGCTAATGCGCGAGCTGATGTTTAAGATATTGCATTAA